Proteins found in one Mustela lutreola isolate mMusLut2 chromosome 10, mMusLut2.pri, whole genome shotgun sequence genomic segment:
- the PLA2G5 gene encoding phospholipase A2 group V, whose protein sequence is MNGFLPLAWFLICSVPAVGGGLLELKSMIEEVTNKNALMSYGFYGCYCGWGGQGIPKDGTDWCCWAHDYCYGWLEEKGCQIRTQPYTYRFAHGRVTCGSGSLCQQQLCTCDQKLAYCLKRNLRSYNPFYLNFPKDDC, encoded by the exons ATGAACGGCTTTCTCCCACTGGCTTGGTTCCTCATTTGTA GTGTTCCTGCTGTAGGCGGGGGCTTGCTGGAGCTCAAGTCCATGATTGAGGAGGTGACCAACAAGAACGCCTTGATGAGCTATGGCTTCTACGGCTGCTACTGTGGCTGGGGTGGTCAAGGGATCCCCAAGGATGGCACTGATTG GTGCTGCTGGGCCCATGATTACTGTTATGGGTGGCTGGAGGAGAAAGGCTGCCAAATCAGGACACAGCCATATACATACAGATTTGCACATGGACGGGTCACCTGCG GGTCTGGGTCCCTCTGCCAACAGCAGCTCTGCACCTGTGACCAGAAGCTCGCCTACTGTCTAAAGAGGAACCTGAGGAGCTACAACCCTTTCTACTTAAACTTTCCCAAAGACGACTGTTGA
- the PLA2G2D gene encoding group IID secretory phospholipase A2 produces the protein MERYFQQLCPLLCAGTMELPLLCTLLVFAGVIPTQGGILNLNKMIKQMTRKIPLVSYWSYGCHCGPGGKGQPKDATDRCCQNHDCCYGYLRQHQCRVHTDHYNYTFSDGDIQCPDKGSWCEQQLCACDKTIALCLKQNLDTYQKHLRYYWRPRCQGQTPTC, from the exons ATGGAAAGGTACTTCCAGCAGCTGTGTCCACTGCTCTGTGCTGGGACCATGGAGCTTCCCCTGCTGTGTACGCTGCTGGTGTTTGCTG GTGTGATTCCAACCCAGGGCGGGATCTTGAACCTGAACAAGATGATCAAACAAATGACCAGAAAGATACCCCTCGTCTCCTACTGGTCCTATGGCTGTCACTGTGGACCTGGGGGCAAAGGTCAACCCAAAGATGCCACAGACAG GTGCTGTCAGAACCACGACTGCTGCTATGGTTACCTGAGGCAGCACCAGTGCCGTGTCCACACAGACCACTACAACTACACCTTCTCCGACGGGGACATCCAGTGCC CGGATAAGGGGAGCTGGTGCGAGCAGCAGCTGTGCGCCTGTGACAAGACGATAGCCCTCTGCCTGAAGCAGAACCTGGACACCTATCAGAAGCACCTGCGTTACTACTGGCGTCCCCGCTGCCAAGGCCAGACCCCCACGTGCTAG